Proteins from a genomic interval of Equus quagga isolate Etosha38 chromosome 11, UCLA_HA_Equagga_1.0, whole genome shotgun sequence:
- the MTFR2 gene encoding mitochondrial fission regulator 2 isoform X2 — MSLVLNILREMLGYFGVPIDQVLQIWENKGYGSARSVVRIIGNILPLEPCPRPHFELTPVLTSADSANCGSVVPSFADTLFVANDEEARYLRFRNSIWKNEEEEEVEYPVHLVWDPSSPALRRNKPMRNDPPVSEAAIKKIAALEDELASLRSRIAAIVGLQELKTSTGSGSFDLNDGPGGLGQTPSSVAAQLSAEPDPFSSSWLPSPPPPPPLPPQFSSLQPPCSPLVQPGSKNICDSDNSAAEMKKQHPGACQTIYSHCPKNQNNKDIPNMLDVLKDLNKVKLRAVERSPGGRPLHKRKRHSSPWDPVALISRALKQKFAFQEDDSFEKENRSWESSPFSSPEASRFGHHISQSEGQ, encoded by the exons GTTTTGCAGATTTGGGAAAATAAAGGCTACGGCTCAGCGCGGAGTGTTGTTCGGATTATTGGAAACATTCTTCCTTTagagccctgccccaggcctcatTTTGAG CTGACCCCAGTCTTGACCTCTGCAGACTCTGCTAACTGTGGATCTGTAGTTCCATCTTTTGCTGATACTTTGTTTGTGGCAAATGATGAAGAGGCCCGTTATCTCAGATTTAG AAATAGTATatggaaaaatgaagaagaggaggaagttgAATACCCTGTGCACCTGGTTTGGGATCCATCGTCACCGGCTCTAAGACGTAACAAACCAATGAGAAATGATCCGCCTGTAAGTGaagctgcaattaaaaaaatagccgCCCTTGAGGATGAGCTGGCTTCGCTCCGCTCTCGGATTGCTGCGATCGTGGGGCTGCAGGAGCTGAAAACCAGCACAGGCTCCG GCTCCTTTGACTTGAATGACGGGCCTGGTGGTTTGGGACAAACGCCATCGTCAGTGGCTGCTCAACTCAGTGCTGAACCGGATCCATTCTCGAGTTCATggcttccctctccccctcctccaccaccactaccccctcagttttcttctctgcagCCTCCATGTTCTCCTCTTGTACAACCAGGATCTAAGAATATTTGTGACTCAGATAATTCAGcagctgaaatgaaaaaacagcACCCAGGTGCTTGTCAGACTATTTATAGTCATTGTCCAAAAAACCAGAACAATAAAGATATTCCAAACATGCTGGACGTTCTAAAGGATCTGAATAAGGTGAAACTCCGTGCAGTTGAACG gtcgCCTGGAGGGAGACCCCTTcacaagaggaagagacacagcTCACCCTGGGACCCTGTGGCTTTAATATCCCGTGCCCTGAAGCAGAAATTTGCGTTCCAAGAAGACGAttcctttgagaaagaaaataggtCTTGGGAGTCTTCTCCCTTTTCTAGTCCAGAAGCTTCAAGG tTTGGACATCACATTTCCCAGTCAGAAGGACAGTGA
- the MTFR2 gene encoding mitochondrial fission regulator 2 isoform X3, with protein sequence MSLVLNILREMLGYFGVPIDQVLQIWENKGYGSARSVVRIIGNILPLEPCPRPHFELTPVLTSADSANCGSVVPSFADTLFVANDEEARYLRFRNSIWKNEEEEEVEYPVHLVWDPSSPALRRNKPMRNDPPVSEAAIKKIAALEDELASLRSRIAAIVGLQELKTSTGSGSFDLNDGPGGLGQTPSSVAAQLSAEPDPFSSSWLPSPPPPPPLPPQFSSLQPPCSPLVQPGSKNICDSDNSAAEMKKQHPGACQTIYSHCPKNQNNKDIPNMLDVLKDLNKVKLRAVERSPGGRPLHKRKRHSSPWDPVALISRALKQKFAFQEDDSFEKENRSWESSPFSSPEASREQMGS encoded by the exons GTTTTGCAGATTTGGGAAAATAAAGGCTACGGCTCAGCGCGGAGTGTTGTTCGGATTATTGGAAACATTCTTCCTTTagagccctgccccaggcctcatTTTGAG CTGACCCCAGTCTTGACCTCTGCAGACTCTGCTAACTGTGGATCTGTAGTTCCATCTTTTGCTGATACTTTGTTTGTGGCAAATGATGAAGAGGCCCGTTATCTCAGATTTAG AAATAGTATatggaaaaatgaagaagaggaggaagttgAATACCCTGTGCACCTGGTTTGGGATCCATCGTCACCGGCTCTAAGACGTAACAAACCAATGAGAAATGATCCGCCTGTAAGTGaagctgcaattaaaaaaatagccgCCCTTGAGGATGAGCTGGCTTCGCTCCGCTCTCGGATTGCTGCGATCGTGGGGCTGCAGGAGCTGAAAACCAGCACAGGCTCCG GCTCCTTTGACTTGAATGACGGGCCTGGTGGTTTGGGACAAACGCCATCGTCAGTGGCTGCTCAACTCAGTGCTGAACCGGATCCATTCTCGAGTTCATggcttccctctccccctcctccaccaccactaccccctcagttttcttctctgcagCCTCCATGTTCTCCTCTTGTACAACCAGGATCTAAGAATATTTGTGACTCAGATAATTCAGcagctgaaatgaaaaaacagcACCCAGGTGCTTGTCAGACTATTTATAGTCATTGTCCAAAAAACCAGAACAATAAAGATATTCCAAACATGCTGGACGTTCTAAAGGATCTGAATAAGGTGAAACTCCGTGCAGTTGAACG gtcgCCTGGAGGGAGACCCCTTcacaagaggaagagacacagcTCACCCTGGGACCCTGTGGCTTTAATATCCCGTGCCCTGAAGCAGAAATTTGCGTTCCAAGAAGACGAttcctttgagaaagaaaataggtCTTGGGAGTCTTCTCCCTTTTCTAGTCCAGAAGCTTCAAGG GAGCAAATGGGATCGTAA
- the MTFR2 gene encoding mitochondrial fission regulator 2 isoform X1: MSLVLNILREMLGYFGVPIDQVLQIWENKGYGSARSVVRIIGNILPLEPCPRPHFELTPVLTSADSANCGSVVPSFADTLFVANDEEARYLRFRNSIWKNEEEEEVEYPVHLVWDPSSPALRRNKPMRNDPPVSEAAIKKIAALEDELASLRSRIAAIVGLQELKTSTGSGSFDLNDGPGGLGQTPSSVAAQLSAEPDPFSSSWLPSPPPPPPLPPQFSSLQPPCSPLVQPGSKNICDSDNSAAEMKKQHPGACQTIYSHCPKNQNNKDIPNMLDVLKDLNKVKLRAVERSPGGRPLHKRKRHSSPWDPVALISRALKQKFAFQEDDSFEKENRSWESSPFSSPEASRVSDDNVKSDFQCF, encoded by the exons GTTTTGCAGATTTGGGAAAATAAAGGCTACGGCTCAGCGCGGAGTGTTGTTCGGATTATTGGAAACATTCTTCCTTTagagccctgccccaggcctcatTTTGAG CTGACCCCAGTCTTGACCTCTGCAGACTCTGCTAACTGTGGATCTGTAGTTCCATCTTTTGCTGATACTTTGTTTGTGGCAAATGATGAAGAGGCCCGTTATCTCAGATTTAG AAATAGTATatggaaaaatgaagaagaggaggaagttgAATACCCTGTGCACCTGGTTTGGGATCCATCGTCACCGGCTCTAAGACGTAACAAACCAATGAGAAATGATCCGCCTGTAAGTGaagctgcaattaaaaaaatagccgCCCTTGAGGATGAGCTGGCTTCGCTCCGCTCTCGGATTGCTGCGATCGTGGGGCTGCAGGAGCTGAAAACCAGCACAGGCTCCG GCTCCTTTGACTTGAATGACGGGCCTGGTGGTTTGGGACAAACGCCATCGTCAGTGGCTGCTCAACTCAGTGCTGAACCGGATCCATTCTCGAGTTCATggcttccctctccccctcctccaccaccactaccccctcagttttcttctctgcagCCTCCATGTTCTCCTCTTGTACAACCAGGATCTAAGAATATTTGTGACTCAGATAATTCAGcagctgaaatgaaaaaacagcACCCAGGTGCTTGTCAGACTATTTATAGTCATTGTCCAAAAAACCAGAACAATAAAGATATTCCAAACATGCTGGACGTTCTAAAGGATCTGAATAAGGTGAAACTCCGTGCAGTTGAACG gtcgCCTGGAGGGAGACCCCTTcacaagaggaagagacacagcTCACCCTGGGACCCTGTGGCTTTAATATCCCGTGCCCTGAAGCAGAAATTTGCGTTCCAAGAAGACGAttcctttgagaaagaaaataggtCTTGGGAGTCTTCTCCCTTTTCTAGTCCAGAAGCTTCAAGGGTGAGCGATGATAACGTGAAGTCCGATTTTCAGTGTTTCTGA